A segment of the Eleutherodactylus coqui strain aEleCoq1 chromosome 6, aEleCoq1.hap1, whole genome shotgun sequence genome:
GTACGACCACCTTTGCTCCCTTGGTGCGCCATAACCACACAGAGCTAAACCAGAAAAGATTATCCAGGCCGAGCAGTCTGGTCCCTGGAGGGTTCAACGCGTTGTAGGGGCGTCGGATAGAAGCAGTGGCCGCTCTTCACCCCCGCTCTCTGCTACGTCTCATTTCCCCGATTAGCAGCACCAGATTCTTGGCCAataaataggatttttttttattgttttcttatATGTAAAAAATGGAggataaaaaagaaacaaacagaTATAAAACGTGAGAGATTCAAAGTGCTCGGTTGGGGACCCCGTGTGTCACCAAATCGATGAACACCGAGACCGGAATCTGAACATCACAGATCTGCAAGATTCAGCCGTCCCAGAAGCATCCCAACAGGTGGCCCATCAGAGGGTCTGTGACTCCGGGGCGATGTccagctcatctctagtatgtcaCATAGAAGGAAAGTAATCCCAAGGGCGACCAGTGAGAAGAATGTCATATCCCAGAGGTAACATCTGTCTGTATCCAGAGGCCATGAAATGGGACGAGTCCTCAAGCAGCTGACAACAGAAATAATAGACACGGTGCCCAAATGTAATGTGCCTGACGCTCCTGCACCGCCTCCGGAAAGAGAAGCCAGAGAACTCCAGTCTGGAATTCATGTCCCAGGCAGGTGTCTGGCGGAGAGCGGCTCAGCCGACCGCCGGTCTGGTCGCCCTCTCTATATAAGGGAGATTCGGACTGGAATGCCAGGAGACTCGTTCCTCTGAGGAGAATGGTGATTGACCAGGTGCTCGACCACTGTGTGCTTGGACATATGCTTCATCAGATAGGTCTCCTATAGTCAGAGAAGAAGAACGGTGAAGTTAGAGCTGGACATAAAAGAGACAAGGACAAGAAGGATAAAGGGGCCTTCAGCCAAACATGTTTTATGGATCCTCACCAAATGCCAAGAACAAGGATCCCAATGCATGTTGGAGCGCTGGCTGCACGTGGAGGGTCGTTATTTAGCCACTAGTCGGAGCTGACTTATTACTGTCTGCTAtactataaaggcccatttagacgagacgaatgttgggcaaacaatgcccgacacttgtcgccgcatacactcgctcccgtgctgttgcatgggagctagtatcgctgtcttgctcacagagcggccagcaggggtcgGGGAGGCTGcatgagatttcactcctcactctcaccCGCCCCTTTCCGTTGACTTAACaaagcggccgttcaatactgaacggccactatgttaagtcaatagagaggggcgggggagcgaggagagaaatctcgagccagcgatactagctcccatgcagcagcacgagagcgagtatgtgcagggacgagtgtcgggcatcatttgcccaagattcgtcccgtctaaatgggccttaagaggtgTTCAGTCGTAACACCTTAAAGTGGTATCCACACGATAAGTGATACAAGTccaatcagtggggtctcagcggtgaaaaACCCACGAACCTGAGAAGAGGGCTCCCATTTTCCCCTGTTCTCATCATGGCAGGCTCGCTGCACTTATCAGCAGTGACATGGAGACTAAATGCAGCGGCGGTTGCATGAACGTGCAGCctgtccatttattttaatggggctgatggaaatagggGAGTACAagagcttggctatctctggcagtcccactgaaaattaatggagcggcACCGCACATGCtcgactgccactccattcaattttCCCCTCACTGCAGGGTGTGTGGGGGGCTAACACACGACCCCCGTTCTCCTGATCTGCAGGAATAAGTGATAAAATTAGGGTACAAATCTTTAAGAGTTGTACTGCAgagtgtaaatgctgcggaatctctgcacagaaaatctgcagtgtttacagtatgagggctcatttacacgagggaatttgtgcagctaacgtctatgcgcaaaaaaaaaatattcagaaaAAGGAATTTTAACAGCGCAAAAAAAACCCGCGCCTACAAAAAAGGCTTTTATGGCAGACTATGCGAGCTGGCCGCaaagggagatggagggattcccctccAGCCGCGCTGCTGGaaaatcccttcatctcccctgcagggaaaccctGCAGCcacgctgctggggaatcccttaaaCTCCCTGCAGCGCTGCTGCTTGGGAATTCCTTCATTTTCCTTGCAGGGAAACCCTGCAGCCGCGCTGCGGGGGAATCCCTTTATCTCCCATACAGGGGAACCCATCCAGCTATGCTGCAGCGGAATCCCTTCATCTCTTCTCTAGGTGTTCtactggggaatcccttcattgaCCCTGCAGCCGCactgcaggggaatcccttcatcgacgctgcaggggaatcccttcatcgaccctgcaggggaacccctccagcCATGCTGCAgcggaatcccttcatctcccctgcagcCGTGGTGCGGGGGAATCCCTTGaactcccctgcaggggaatataTCCAGCcacgctgctggggaatcccttcatctcccctgcagggaaccCCTCAAGCcgtgctgctggggaatccctgcaTCCACGCTGCAGCAGAATCCCTTCATCTTCCCTGCAGGAAACCCGTCCAGCcacgctgctggggaatcccttaatCTCTCCCACAGGGAACCGCTCCAGCcatgctgctggggaatccctgcagctacACCGCAGCAGAAtcatttcatctcccctgcagggaagcCCTCCAGCCGCGCTGCTGGGGAAATCCTTTCATCTCCCTTGCAGGGAAACCCTGCAGCCGCGCTGCGGGGCAATACCTTCACCTCCCCTGCAGTCGTGCTGCGGGGGAATCCTTATAtcttccctgcaggggaacctctcCAGCCGCGATGCTGGGGAATACCTTCATCTATCCTGCAGGGGTACCCCTCCAGCcacactgctggggaatccctccatttCCTCTGCCAAGGAACTACTCCAGCGTGCTcttggggaatccctccatctcaggctgagatgaagggagtccctgacGAAGAAGGGAaccccggggagtcccctcatctctctctccagcagcACATATTTTCAGTCCCTCCTGTTCAgcatttatggccatttttctgcagctagagttgtgatttttttttttacagctgcgTGAATTCCACTCCCATGTGAACAAGCTCTAAGCCATATGGTGCAAAAAAACAAATTTGGGCTGAATCTGCAGCGGAGGTGGCTTGATTTCACCCTCTTAAAATGAGGGGATGAAATACATGTCACAATCCATGTGTTATAtgtggattttcatgcagattagCACCGAAATCTGCTAAATGCGAGCCAAGCCTAATAACCACCATACCCTATCTAGTTTtgaacacagagaatagagcagTGCTACTCACGGATGTGTACGCTCTCCCGCACATACTGCAGCAATACGCCTTGGCGTGTTTCACGGCATGAGCTGAGAGGTGAATCTGGAGGGAGGCAGAGTCTGTGTACGCCCGGTAGCAGTTTGGACACTTGTAGGGTTTGTCTTTGTTGTGCTGCCGCTGGTGAGACTGTTGTGTAAAATTAGGATCAGCAGATTATATAGCGCAGCCTCTTCCCAACCCTCAACCCCGGATTACCCATCATTACCACATGTGCACCCAAGGGACACTCACCTGCAGGTTGGAGAGTTGTGTGAACGCCTTTTCACAGCCCGGCTGCGGACACTTGTAGGGCCGGTCCCCAGTGTGAATCCTACAAAACAAACACAGATTTCCTGTAACACCACCCCGGCACCACAGTGCCAGTACCACATCACCCCCCAGGATCTACACAATTATTACCCCACTGTCAGAATCACATCACTCACTATAGACCTGATTCCCCAATGTAACACATAACCTCCATGCTATCAGGACCTGACAGACACATCTTGTGCCACTTACAAGGACAAAGGGGACAATTTAAGgtctagcccttttggggggttttctttgcactttttcctcctccctttcaaaaaaatcataccttttctaactttccggtgaCGCAGCTACATAAGGCTTGTTTTTGTGCGACAAGTTGTACTTGAAAATGTACTGGAAAAGCTGTAAACATTTCTAAGTAGGGTGAAATGTGAAACAAAAAGCACAATTGCACCTTTTTTGTGTGTTGGGGTGTTTTTAAtatgttcacagtgcagtaaaaatggccCGTTCTCTTTCTTCTGTGGTTCAGTAATTACAGTAATACCAAATGTTTATAGATTTTTGTACTaaaaagcatttttatgggtatttTATCACAGCTTTTGATCACCATAACTTTTGATTTTTtactaaactttttgcaaaacttaatttttttaattttttctaatgataaaaaaaatgtaaaaataagtaaaataaagttttaattttttaattagcCCCCGTAGAAGAGTTGAAATTGCAGTCGTTTAATCACTAGCCTAGTACTGTATTATACGTTACTTTTACTGGACTGGCACTCTGTAAAGATGTGCCGCAGCCATGTCTAAATAGGCAATGATTTATGGCTGCTCTGTGGCCCTTCAAGAGGCCCAAGGTTGTCATGACACCCGAAAGGCACCTCATGATCTCATTTCAGGGGTAGCCATTCAGGACATCAGAGACCCAATctaagcatttaaatgcccctgtcagatttgacagtggcACTTAAGGGCTAACAGCCGCAATCGGAGGTTTCTCCAGTTGCGGGTGGGTGTCGGCCGTCAACTGCGGCCAACACTCGCTCCATATCCTGACACCTGGCGTGCATCGTACATGTATAGGCATGCTAGGAAGGGATTGATTAAAAAATGCAAGGGGAAATCCAGAGAAGCATCCTAGTGGAGTTTCATCTATTAGTCTGCATGGAGTGCCAATGAGGTCTATCATATTACCACCATGCAGGGTGGCAGCAGCGAGTCCCCAGAGATCAGAGTTTTACATGTCACCTGCAGGCTGTGCAGACATTTACCTGGTGTGCTGCTGGAGATGAGAGAGCTGGCGGAAGGACTTCTCACAGTACGAGCAGTGATAGGGCTTCACGCCCAGGTGGATGCGCAGATGCTGTGCCAGGTATGAAGCATTGGCAAACGACTTGGAGCAGTGCGGGCACTTGTGAGGTTTGGCCTCTGTGTGAGATTTGGAGTGAATCTGCATCTCGGACTTGGTGAAAAAGGTCAAAGGGCAAACTTTACACCTAGGAACAAGCGAGAaagagtggggagggggggggagaaaaattcAGTAATCCTGCCTCCTGTAAAACCAGAAGTGGACGATGAAATTCTACTAACCTGTAGGTTTTGCCCTCTTTTCCAATATCTCCTGAGGCCAGAATAGGGTAGGGGACAACGAGCACCGGCGGTCCGGGCGGGTTCTCTGCTTTGATTTTCTTGCGCCCTCTCTCCGGTTTGGTTGGTCCCAGCAGGCTGTGACCCTGGATGGTCTTGATGGAATCCAGCGTCGGTGCACTTGCAATTCCTGAGATGAGAGTGGGGGAGGTTGCAATGAGCCGAGTCTGACTGTTGGAGGTGGGGATGGAGGGGGTGCCACTGCTGGTGCCGGTGCTGGATTCTGAAGTGCTGACGTTTGAGCGGGAGGAGGACAGACCCAGCCCTAAAACAGAAGGCAACGCTAAGGGAAAGGTCACGAACGCAGGTAGAGTAGAATCTGTATCATCTAAATAGAGACTACTTCAGTGCTGCCGTTTCTGGCTACAGCAAATACCTGCACCAACATCGGGGGCATTATAAACACAGGATGTGCAGCCAGAAGTGGCGCTAAAGTCCCCTATAATCCCTATTATACCTTAATGAACGGGCTCAGAACTGGGACATGAACTGTagtggccactgattggctgcatctCTCTCATCCACCACTCACTACAGCACAGAGGAGTAACGGGGTTACAGACATTGCGCCATTATACCAGTGAGGTACCTGTGACTGAACTGGTGGCAGGCCGGGCATGCAGTGCCACGTCTGGCTGGGGTACAGCTTGCGGGTGCAGTCCTGGGATTTGCTGCAGCTTCTGCAGAGACATGACGGACTGGCTGGTCTCAGCAGGTGATGGGGGAATGAGCAAAGGCTGCTGCGAGGggatggaggtgggagggagatgAGGAGGTCGGATCTTTTCAGCCATGAGCTGCTCCTTGATCTTATTGATTAGCACAAGATTATCCAACTGTGTGGAGAGAAAAGGTGGCAGGTTATAATCAC
Coding sequences within it:
- the ZNF362 gene encoding zinc finger protein 362 isoform X1 — protein: MAEPRFNNPYFWPPPPAMPSQLDNLVLINKIKEQLMAEKIRPPHLPPTSIPSQQPLLIPPSPAETSQSVMSLQKLQQIPGLHPQAVPQPDVALHARPATSSVTGLGLSSSRSNVSTSESSTGTSSGTPSIPTSNSQTRLIATSPTLISGIASAPTLDSIKTIQGHSLLGPTKPERGRKKIKAENPPGPPVLVVPYPILASGDIGKEGKTYRCKVCPLTFFTKSEMQIHSKSHTEAKPHKCPHCSKSFANASYLAQHLRIHLGVKPYHCSYCEKSFRQLSHLQQHTRIHTGDRPYKCPQPGCEKAFTQLSNLQSHQRQHNKDKPYKCPNCYRAYTDSASLQIHLSAHAVKHAKAYCCSMCGRAYTSETYLMKHMSKHTVVEHLVNHHSPQRNESPGIPVRISLI
- the ZNF362 gene encoding zinc finger protein 362 isoform X3 — translated: MAEPRFNNPYFWPPPPAMPSQLDNLVLINKIKEQLMAEKIRPPHLPPTSIPSQQPLLIPPSPAETSQSVMSLQKLQQIPGLHPQAVPQPDVALHARPATSSVTGIASAPTLDSIKTIQGHSLLGPTKPERGRKKIKAENPPGPPVLVVPYPILASGDIGKEGKTYRCKVCPLTFFTKSEMQIHSKSHTEAKPHKCPHCSKSFANASYLAQHLRIHLGVKPYHCSYCEKSFRQLSHLQQHTRIHTGDRPYKCPQPGCEKAFTQLSNLQSHQRQHNKDKPYKCPNCYRAYTDSASLQIHLSAHAVKHAKAYCCSMCGRAYTSETYLMKHMSKHTVVEHLVNHHSPQRNESPGIPVRISLI
- the ZNF362 gene encoding zinc finger protein 362 isoform X2; translated protein: MAEKIRPPHLPPTSIPSQQPLLIPPSPAETSQSVMSLQKLQQIPGLHPQAVPQPDVALHARPATSSVTGLGLSSSRSNVSTSESSTGTSSGTPSIPTSNSQTRLIATSPTLISGIASAPTLDSIKTIQGHSLLGPTKPERGRKKIKAENPPGPPVLVVPYPILASGDIGKEGKTYRCKVCPLTFFTKSEMQIHSKSHTEAKPHKCPHCSKSFANASYLAQHLRIHLGVKPYHCSYCEKSFRQLSHLQQHTRIHTGDRPYKCPQPGCEKAFTQLSNLQSHQRQHNKDKPYKCPNCYRAYTDSASLQIHLSAHAVKHAKAYCCSMCGRAYTSETYLMKHMSKHTVVEHLVNHHSPQRNESPGIPVRISLI